The genomic stretch tttctcgCTTTTCTTCCCTGGAAAGTTCCCCTTTGTATTCATCAGCcaagaattcttcatcactaTCACCAAAGTCCTCCGCAGAATACGTGAATCCTGTTAGCTTCTTATAGGCCAACTGCTCTCTTTCTAACAATTCAGCCAAACCCTCTGGGAAGAAGTGATGATCGTGTTGTATATAATTTTTTGGTGCTCTGGGCTTTGCTTGGGCAGCTTTCGATGCACTCTTGACAGACGGAGGAGCTTTGAGAACGTCCTTATAATAATTATCCACAGAATAAGTTtgctcttttctttctctcttcGAAGGGTTGATCCAGGAGAAGCCTAGACCTCCAGCATTGTCCTTCTTTGCAAAATTTTGACCATTCCATTCGTAAGCTGAAGAGTCTGAAGTGAAATTCTGAAGATCGTCAAGGCCCAATTTGTCAAATTTGGCATTGAGATTGGCAGTTTTCTCAGCACCTTTCTGCAAAATGAGTTCAATATCGTCGTCAAGCATTGATGATTGTCCCTTTTGAGATTCGAACACCTTCTTTGCACCATGCTGGATCATTCCAATCAAATCATCCTTAGAGTTTCCAATAGTATTGTTAGCATTCATTTGCCTGCCTTGTTGGATGACCAATTGATCCAACCTTAACTTTTGTGCAGCTCTATCTAAAACTTTTTCCTCGATGGCATTTTCAGTGACAAATCGATAAACCTTGACCTGTTTCTTTTGTCCGATTCTGTGAGCTCTATCCATTGCCTGCAAGTCAGCTTGAGGATTCCAATCTGAATCATATAAGATGACAATATCAGCACTTGTCAAGTTAATACCTAACCCACCAGCTCTTGTAGttaacaagaagatgaatttGTCTGATTCTGGATCATTATATTGATCGATAGCTTCAATTCTGTCTTCATGAGAAGTGGAACCGTCAATCCTACAGTATGAATAATCCCTCAAATAGCAGTAGTCTTCCAAGATATCCAACAATCTGGACATTTGCGAAAAGATTAATACCCTGGACCCTTCgcttttgaatttttgaaGCATCTTGTCTAATATAACCATCTTACCAGAGTTGAAAACCAAATGCTCATCATTAGTATATGGAGGTCCTGGTTCGGCTCCATCAAATAAGTACGGATGGTTGCAACACTTTCTCAATTGCATTACAATATTGAGTAATCTTGTCTTACCTTCCCTTTtaccaacaacaccatTGACAGCATCGATAtccttttccaacaacttcttgtacCACTGGATTTGCATTTCGGTCATTCCAATATATACGtttgtttcaatttttggTAACAAGGAAGTTTCTACATCAGCTTTAACTCTCCTTAAGAGGAAGGGACTCAACAACTGGTGCAACTGCTGAACTACCTTATCCTGATTCTTTTGCCTTgtatcttcatctacatcttcaCCACCCTGATTTTCAAACCATTCGTCAAACACTTCAGAATCACCGAACACATCTGGTAAAAGGAAATTCAAAAGAGCCCAAAGTTCATGTAAATTGTTTTGCAAAGGTGTACCAGTGATCAATAATCTGTTCTTAGAATAAAAGACTCTGATAATCTGCGAAAGCGAACTGTCTTCATTCTTGATTCTGTGTGCTTCATCGACGACAATGTACTCCCATCTgaactttttcaaatgcGACTTCTCTCTGATAACCATTTCGAAGGAAGTAATAAGGACATCGAAATCAGCCGTCAATAGCTTGTTCTGGATAATCTCATGACGGGCATCTTTTGTtccttgaagaactacGACATTGACATCTGGTGTCCATTTGGCAAACTCTCTTCTCCAGTTATCCAAGGTAGACTTTGGAACTATGACAATGAATGGACCATCAATCTTCTTAATATATCTGAGATAACCAAGGAATGAAATAGTTTGCAAGGTCTTTCCTAGACCCATTTCATCAGCAAGAATACCACTTAATCTGTTTTCAaacaatgaaatcaaccaATTCAAACCTTGTACTTGATATTCACGAAGCTTACCTTCCTTAACGAAAGATGGAGATTCTGTTATCACAGTAGTCTGATggtcttcatcatcttggTGTTCTTCGTCTTGCAACAATTCggcatcttcttctttttcggTTTtacgtcttcttctgttgatcttggcattcttcttgggcAACTGGAAATCCATCTTGGAGTCCACCTCTcttattctcttcttgaaccGAGCATCTTTGGAAGCGTTCAAGTCTATGAAATAACGGAAAAGAGGTGTCAATCCAAGCAAATGCTTGAATCTCTTGGTTGAATCATCCACgtcattttctttggcGATCTTGGGGTCGGTGTCTAGCACgaatcgtcttcttctttcttcatagGTTTCATCATTGAGTTGAGAAATGGAACTATTACGACGAGCAGACTTCGGATTTATATTATTCTTCAGTCGAGAAGGCTTTACTTTATCTGCCTCAACGTCAACTTCatcgtcaacttcatcgtcaacgtcatcatcttttccgttttctacaacttcctctatttcttctacaacttctgcATCCTCACTCTTGCCGTTTTCCTCTGCGTCgtgttcttcttcgctCTCTTCAGTCTCCTCagtgtcttcttcttcactatcACTGAGTTTACGGATTGCTCTAGAGTTTCGTGTTCTGGATTCCTTTACTGGAGTTCTTCCACTAGACCTGGTGGTACGTTTAGATTTCtggttttcttcttcagcgTCGTTGtattcttcgtcatcgtcgttGTCACTGACATAAGTTTCCACTATGGCTGCTTTTGTGGTGGTACGAGCAGATCTTCTCAGTGCTCTTTGGCCCACAGTAGTGGCTATTGCAACctgtttttctttctggcGGGCACTTCTTCTATTCATATTAGACAATTGGGATTAAGTCAATTGATAcgatgaaaatgataatATAAATGCAGATTGTGATTGAGTATTGGGAATAGAAAATATTGAACAGATATTAAAAACAATTAGCGATTAAAAACAAAGAACAACGGTCGAAGCAATGGATCAAGACAATCAATCAATTAATCCGAGTTTATTACTTGAGGATATCAAATACGTAATTTCCGGAACACGATGAAAGTATAAGGAAATACGTTTGTGACTTTTATAGCAGTTTCAGCCAGTGTTTTCTAGCTGGACTAACAAAAGAAGGAGCTCGAAGGTTTACGgattttttgaatttccaCTTCCCACTGGCTTTTCCTGTTTATACGAAATCAGGTTTTTTCGCGATAAATGGAGGagacaaaaagaaattTTCTGCGAGCGAGATAAACTGAAAAGTTGCACAGAACAGGCACAGGaaaatttcatcaataCCGAGAGACCTGCGGAAACGAAATGCGAAATTAGAAATTCATTTCCATCCGAAAAACGAAGTTTGCTACAGTAAATGTCAACCGCTGGATAAGGAAAATTTAAAGTTAGCCGCTAGCTACAGAAATTCAGGATCTACAGAGACTGCGCAAAATGCGAAATGCTTAATACAAAATTTGACAGCCAGAAAATATCAGCTGTAGAAAAAATGCATTGCATTTGGCTGCGACTTTCTCACTAATTCGAAATTTTGCGGCAACTTACTATTTGCACCTATTTTGTATTTTACGTCAGTCACAGTATATACATGTTTATACTCGTTATAAAACTACGTTTCCATCCATGATACCCCAATCGATAAGCTCCTGGTTttgtttttcaagaaaatcgTTGCACCGACGAAACACACGCAGAGTAAAGAACCCTCTACTAGCACTAAGTGGTGAGGGATGTACAGTTTTAATTACCTCGAATTGACTACTTTCGCCAGCTGATTGTGCACGGAGAAGATGGGAAAACTTGTCCACTCGTTTCTGAGCCGGTGAACCCCAGGCCATTATAACAAAACCCTGCTTCTGGTGTTGGTGGAAAGTTATGGCTGTTTCTATAACCTTCTCAGTAAATGTCTCCCATCCTCTATTGGCATGGCTATTAGCCTTATGGCATTCAACAGTGAGAACATtattgagaagaagaactccaCGGCGAGCCCATTTTGTGAGATTACCTCCTCCTGGCCTTCCCTGTTTACTCAACTCCTTGTAGTCAGGAATCTGGAAGTTGTCGTAGTCTATAGCCAATGTCTTGTAGATGTTGAGCAATGAGGGTGGAGGACGGGTTGGTTCAAGAACCGAAAATGCAAGTCCATGAGCCTGGTTATAGTTGTGGTACGGATCTTGGCCGATCACAAGACACTTGATGTTGGGTAACGGCGTATAATGAGACCACGAATAGATCTGGTTCTGCGGAGGAAAGACCGTCGCCTTCTGTGCCAATaaaaacttcttcaaactaATGAAATACGGCTTCGTCAATTCTTTATGAAGTGCTGCTAACCATGAGATGTGCAATTGATTGATTTCGAGTGCAAGAAGCTGTTTATGTTCCTCGGTTAAAGTACGGAGCCATTGTTCTTTGTCAAAGCCGAAATGGTTTGTTACAGATgaaaaatcttcttctttttcaactttgttTATAGTGTCAAACTTGTTCTGTAGAGGTTCATCTTTCGTTTGTTCTTGTTTTAGATCTTTTTCCATCTCTTGTACTGGTATTGTCTCTGGGTGTTTAATAGATGTagatttcaattctacttTTGTGTTCTTTGTAGCCTTCGTAGCAAcacttcttttctgctttTTGACAGAGTCGCCGTTGTTCTTAAAGAAGTCGGTGATGAGATTCCGTTTGTGCCCTTCAGGCTTGTTGCCAGAATCAGTCGTCATCTTGCTGGTGTACAAAGAAAAGTATCTGAAGTTGGGATATTTCAAAGACGCGTttatactgaaaaatccatTATGGCCTGCGTATTTAACAAAAGCCCTTATTCTATATATAAAGACCATAACGAAAACTGTGTAAGCATATAGTGAGCATGGGACATATATAGACAAGTTGGCGGCCGACGTTGATGTGTCGAAGATAAAAAGTTACAGAGCAAAAATGGCTTCATTTATTCCTTTCTGTTCTCTGAATCTGGGTGGAGTACGACCATTGAATTATTCATTCAGGGACTGTAGTTAGTTAACTTTAGAATAGCTTATTGGGAATGATGTAAAAGATATATGATTTGCATGATTTATATCACATTATTTATGCGGAGAGGATACATCTGCAAATAAATGAAATGTATCTTATATTCTATTATAGAGATGCTATTTTGTTGTTATTCAAGTAGCTTAGAATAGCTTGGTGAGACTGTATGGATAGTCATGATCTTTTCTAATCACTATACTGGTTAAACAGCTGTAAAGATAGTAGATTATGACATTCATGACTATGATCAAGACATGTTTTACGTCGTCCAGGCGTATTATGCTCTTAGAATTGACATTGTACGAGCCAATGTACATCAACACCAAAAAGGCAAAGCCTAGAGCCAAATAGTTGACAGCGACAAATACTACTTCTATACCAAACTGATAGTGTGTTCCACCgctgatgaagataagaCCTTTTTCGTTACGGGCCACGAATGGAACTCCTTTCAGGACGCTAAATTGATACCCACAaacaaacaacaagatcataGCCACAGAGAGCATTGTAACTACATGTTTCTTTGGAAGCTGGGTGATTACTTTAGGACCCTTCCTCTTGACGAGGGTGATTATCACCAACGTAGCTATGAATGTCGTGGCAAACGTATTTAAGGGACTTTTCTGTTTAATAGCCACgctcttgttcaagttttcgCTTAAAAATCTAGCGAACTCCCTTACCTGTTCTTCAAAAGGAGCCTCAGGGACTTTATAGATATAGTGAGGATCTTCGAGCAACGAGAAGTCCAACCCCTTTTCAGTGGAATGTTCCTTGTAGATGTTTGGTGGGAACAACCAAATATGGGGAATGTTTGTTATTTGCAAAGCGTCGAAGATTTTAATGTTTTCTCTGTCGATAATGTCAACATTGATAAATACCaaattggaattggttcTATATTCAGCGAACCACGAGTCAGCTACACGAGAAATGATCTTCTGGACTTCCACGCATACATCGCATTGATGTTTAGAATCAGAGGAAGTAAGCAACATCAACGTAAAGTAGTCCCTGGGCCCCGAAAGAGACGACAAGTCGGACTGGACAATCGGTATGATGTTGTGTTCATAGTCTGAcgattgaagaagaagctgttggagttgaagagaaCTTCCGCATACTAATGTTAAAAAGGCGGTAAAAACTACCGTAAGGTATGTGAAACTCCCGTACATTGAATTAAGGATGTTTGCAATGCTGAGGCTGTGCCAATGGCAGAATCAGTGTTCACGAAAAAGAATTGTATTTGAGTAAATGTaatgagaattgaaaaattgtggAGGAGAATGGAACGACGCGCAAAGTGATAGCGAGAGATTCTAGAGTACTGTCGGAATATAGCGAGAGAATAGATAATTGTAAGGAGGATTTTTGAAGTCGCACAAATTTTCTCGGTGAAGATTACTGGAAGATTCAGAGAACTAATCTTAGGGCAAGAGTTATACCATCGACAACCCTAGGCTCTGATACTATTTGATTAACCGAAGTTATAAGGTAAAACAAAACTTTCTATCTCTATAGTTCTCCCTCTACATTTGCTCTCCCATATTAAATACATGAATTCTATGGTCTCTATAAACTATTCTCATCCCGAAcgaaatcttcttcttcatctttgtTAATTATCCAGAACCCAATTGTCACTATTGCGGCACCAAAAATGTACCAGATATTAACCGTGAAACCTTTCAATAGCCAGTCACCCACCATGGCAAGTGGAATGGTCATAGATAAACCTACAGTAACTGTCAATGGACTTGTCAAAAGTACGGCTTTACACCAGCAGAAATCACTGATGAATGTAACAAGGGCAttgatgaacaagatcCATGCAATGGTCCTCGTGGGAGGCAACTCAAACGTCTCGTAGCCAGTATAATGAAGAATGATAAGTACCGGCCACAAGAAGACAAGACAAAAGATACCGACGAACCCAAAGAAAAGATGGGTGTTAAGCTCTCTTTCCCTACGTGAGTTTTTAATAGTAATTCTCTGTTTCAAGAGAATGGTGTAGATTCCGTAGATCAATGCGCCTGATAACGCCAAAGCATTGCCGTAGAAGATCATAAGCGTCGATTTATCATTGCTGTTAGGATTATCTGCCGATGAGTCTATTTTGGTTACTATTATCACTCCGGTGAAACTAAGCAAGATGCCCACAATTTTGTTCTGGTTAATTCTTTCTATCGATTGCAAGTAGCCAATGAGCAACGTGAAAAACGATGATGTCGACGACAAAATCGTCTGAGACGCTACGGATGTGTATGAGAGAGAGCTGTTGGTTACCAAGTTGGCTGAAAACCAAAGGATGATGAACTGGAGCGAAAGCTTAACTGTTTCGTATGTATTGATGGTTTCATCGTCTGACTTGTCCGATCCAGATTCCAGAACATGCAACCTTTCGCTGGCAATTGCTTGTTGAGAATGCAAACCTTGAAGATCATCATTTGAACCATAGCCACTGACAGAAGATTCTTCGTCTGATCCTCTCAATCTGGTGTACGATTGTTGGTAATCGCTCTTGAGATTTTCAATGAACTGCTTGATTGTCAAGTTCTCAAGCTTCAAATACGGAATAATATAGAAACAAAAGCATCCGGTATTGATGTAGGTGATGAAGAAAGGCTTTCTATAGCTGTCGTCCTCGACCAATGAGTTGACCAAAAAACTCGATAGCACCCAGAATACCACTACTGCCGAGAGGTTGATGAGCCCAAGAATCCATTTCTGACGCGATACAAGCTTCTTATCTGTGATGAAAAACGCCTGGACATATCGTGCTatacttgttcttgtttctgACATTGGGCTATTATGACTGTGAGAATTGATATGTATATATGTTATTTGCAAAAAaaatgaaactgaaaagTTGTAAACTTGAAGTGTTATCTGAAAAAATCAATCAAATCCGAATTTTATCTTTATCAAAAAATCCGATAGAAGATGCCATACAAGAAAAATAGTATACTGCTAGGACCAAAAATTCTTATAAGCTCTTATAGTCTCTCTTTATACAGCGCGTTGTGTGCCAGAAACCGGGAAACAACTAGTGACTTTGAAAGCAATAAAGTTGCTTGCTAAAGAGTCGATCTAGGAGCCTAAACAAGAAATGTGTGGCGCTTTTTGACAGAGACGGGCCGTTTACTGAACGGGCTCAAGAGAATTTTTTGACTCTCACGATTGATGTCGTTATCTCATGTGTCGTTAGCTTACGTCAGAATATGACAATAATTTGACATATACAACCATTGATCATAGTTTACGTAGACTCTAAAATCAGATAGGTCCACCACATAGCGTCAGGATAGATACTTGAACTGCTTCTCGTTGTGTCAATTGTCCTTGCCAGTGAAACTATCATTTTCGAGGTAAAAGCATGTTAATGTAAAATGTCGCATTTTGAAAAACTATGTCTTATCAACCACCATATACGAAATCATGGACTTGCCAATAGAATGGGTGAATATAAGAATTTAACATTATTCACCCAGCGAAAACCTAGTCGTATGTCCATAGTTAATGAAGTCCAGTAGGAATAACAACAATTATATCGTGTCTAACTTTTGAAGAGTTTGCACAAAGACGACACACTTAACTATGATGCGCGTCTTCTCTATTAACCTGGAGCTTATATTAAATGTATagctcttctttctttacaGAGATACTCTCAAAATTGCATAGTCAGGACATTGGCGTATCAAAAAATGCCTCCTAAAGTGTAAGTTCGTGTTTAATTTAAGTACTGGGCAGTAGAAATGCCGCAATTGTGTAACTGATACGAGAAGATGGTCTccatattctatatttcACGCCTCTGCAAGTTTTCTGAAGTGAAAGCTTCTCTATGAAAATGCATTGTATTCTTGCGTTCAGTTTTCCTCTTCTCTTGTACATACTAACAGGTTTCAAGTAAAACTGAGGTAGCCAAAGCTGTCAAGGAAACTGTCAAAAAGACGGTCAGAGCCAAAAAGGTTAAGAAGGTCGAGTTCAAGTATGAAAGACTGACTACGagcaaattcaaatttggAGCTCACGTAGGTGCATCTGGTGGAGTTTCAAATTCCGTCATCAATGCCAGAAACCTTGGTGCTAACAGTTTTGCcttgtttttgaagtctCCTAGGAAATGGGTGAGTCCCCCCATctctgctgaagaaattgacaaattcaagCTGTTGTGCGAAGAACACGGATATGATCCCAGAACCGACGTTTTACCTCATGGATCGTATTTCATTAACTTAGCCAATCCAGACCCTGAAAAG from Scheffersomyces stipitis CBS 6054 chromosome 2, complete sequence encodes the following:
- the ISW2 gene encoding chromatin remodeling complex Adenosinetriphosphatase (chromatin remodeling complex ATPase component of a four subunit chromatin remodeling complex~go_funtion DNA binding; ATP binding; nucleic acid binding; helicase activity; type III site-specific deoxyribonuclease activity~go_process DNA restriction-modification system), with protein sequence MNRRSARQKEKQVAIATTVGQRASRRSARTTTKAAIVETYVSDNDDDEEYNDAEEENQKSKRTTRSSGRTPVKESRTRNSRAIRKLSDSEEEDTEETEESEEEHDAEENGKSEDAEVVEEIEEVVENGKDDDVDDEVDDEVDVEADKVKPSRSKNNINPKSARRNSSISQLNDETYEERRRRFVLDTDPKIAKENDVDDSTKRFKHLLGLTPLFRYFIDLNASKDARFKKRIREVDSKMDFQLPKKNAKINRRRRKTEKEEDAELLQDEEHQDDEDHQTTVITESPSFVKEGKLREYQVQGLNWLISLFENRLSGILADEMGLGKTLQTISFLGYLRYIKKIDGPFIVIVPKSTLDNWRREFAKWTPDVNVVVLQGTKDARHEIIQNKLLTADFDVLITSFEMVIREKSHLKKFRWEYIVVDEAHRIKNEDSSLSQIIRVFYSKNRLLITGTPLQNNLHELWALLNFLLPDVFGDSEVFDEWFENQGGEDVDEDTRQKNQDKVVQQLHQLLSPFLLRRVKADVETSLLPKIETNVYIGMTEMQIQWYKKLLEKDIDAVNGVVGKREGKTRLLNIVMQLRKCCNHPYLFDGAEPGPPYTNDEHLVFNSGKMVILDKMLQKFKSEGSRVLIFSQMSRLLDILEDYCYLRDYSYCRIDGSTSHEDRIEAIDQYNDPESDKFIFLLTTRAGGLGINLTSADIVILYDSDWNPQADLQAMDRAHRIGQKKQVKVYRFVTENAIEEKVLDRAAQKLRLDQLVIQQGRQMNANNTIGNSKDDLIGMIQHGAKKVFESQKGQSSMLDDDIELILQKGAEKTANLNAKFDKLGLDDLQNFTSDSSAYEWNGQNFAKKDNAGGLGFSWINPSKRERKEQTYSVDNYYKDVLKAPPSVKSASKAAQAKPRAPKNYIQHDHHFFPEGLAELLEREQLAYKKLTGFTYSAEDFGDSDEEFLADEYKGELSREEKREREQKKIDEAEALTEEENELKNKLLEESFHSWTRRDFTNFIHASAKYGRNSYAKISKALGNKSVEEVESYSKKFWSSYQQIESYDKYISQIESSERKIAKLVNQQKLLAAKMELLEDPIEELRIQYPPNNSKRVYSKAEDRFLLCCVHKYGLFSENLLEKIKEEIAACDLFRFDWYILSRTPQEIGRRINTLLLAISRESDGPLHNKRKPGKQVSSNASSRLGSVEPTVNGGTSNGGVTKRGSSDMKSSTTDSQPKKKKI
- a CDS encoding predicted protein, with product FDKEQWLRTLTEEHKQLLALEINQLHISWLAALHKELTKPYFISLKKFLLAQKATVFPPQNQIYSWSHYTPLPNIKCLVIGQDPYHNYNQAHGLAFSVLEPTRPPPSLLNIYKTLAIDYDNFQIPDYKELSKQGRPGGGNLTKWARRGVLLLNNVLTVECHKANSHANRGWETFTEKVIETAITFHQHQKQGFVIMAWGSPAQKRVDKFSHLLRAQSAGESSQFEVIKTVHPSPLSASRGFFTSRVFRRCNDFLEKQNQELIDWGIMDGNVVL
- the OST6 gene encoding subunit of N- oligosaccharyltransferase complex, which codes for MYGSFTYLTVVFTAFLTLVCGSSLQLQQLLLQSSDYEHNIIPIVQSDLSSLSGPRDYFTLMLLTSSDSKHQCDVCVEVQKIISRVADSWFAEYRTNSNLVFINVDIIDRENIKIFDALQITNIPHIWLFPPNIYKEHSTEKGLDFSLLEDPHYIYKVPEAPFEEQVREFARFLSENLNKSVAIKQKSPLNTFATTFIATLVIITLVKRKGPKVITQLPKKHVVTMLSVAMILLFVCGYQFSVSKGVPFVARNEKGLIFISGGTHYQFGIEVVFVAVNYLALGFAFLVLMYIGSYNVNSKSIIRSDDVKHVLIIVMNVIIYYLYSCLTSIVIRKDHDYPYSLTKLF
- a CDS encoding predicted protein is translated as MSETRTSIARYVQAFFITDKKLVSRQKWILGLINLSAVVVFWVLSSFLVNSLVEDDSYRKPFFITYINTGCFCFYIIPYLKLENLTIKQFIENLKSDYQQSYTRLRGSDEESSVSGYGSNDDLQAIASERLHVSESGSDKSDDETINTYETVKLSLQFIILWFSANLVTNSSLSYTSVASQTILSSTSSFFTLLIGYLQSIERINQNKIVGILLSFTGVIIVTKIDSSADNPNSNDKSTLMIFYGNALALSGALIYGIYTILLKQRITIKNSRRERELNTHLFFGFVGIFCLVFLWPVLIILHYTGYETFELPPTRTIAWILFINALVTFISDFCWCKAVLLTSPLTVTVGLSMTIPLAMVGDWLLKGFTVNIWYIFGAAIVTIGFWIINKDEEEDFVRDENSL